ACTGTAGTCGCTTAGAAAAATCGGCGATTGTCCAATTCCCGCTGAACCGGGACAAGTGAAAATGCTGGTTTTGCAGGCGCGTCGTGGTCCGTGTACTCCACAAGCCCGACGTTCACGCTTTCCGCGGGCGCGGGAACCAAGACGGTCTATTTCAAGGCAAAGAACGAAATCGGAGAATCGTGGGTGGACAGCGACGATATCATCCTGCAATAAAAAAATCCTCAGCGATTCACGACCGAACAATCGAAGAAACGAGGGGTGTGCCATGAGAATAAGATGTAGCATATATCTACAGAAGATATTTACTGTGTGCTCTGCCGTATTATTGATTACAAATGCCGAATATGCGGCAGCGACCGAGGTGTCCCTTTGCGACTACTGGCCGCATCATGTCGGAAATGTCTGGTCTGCTGCATATGCAGGTGTGCCTGGATACTATATATATAGCGTTGATGACGTCTTTTTTGTCAACGGCTGCCAAGTGTGGAAGACGATGAGCGGCAGCGGCGACCTTGCGGGACCAGAGGTTTCTTATACCGCTTTCGTGGACGGTTGGTTATGTATTACCAATCACGCCGAAGATCTTGACCAATTGCCCGCGATCACAGGGAACCTCAAGCAATTCCTGCCGTTGACGATAGTCGTGGACGAACCGTTCTTTTCGCCGTATTGGAACGGAATGGTGACCTTTCGTGGGGGATCCCTGTTCAGTTTTTATCCGAATGGCCTGCCGGCGCCTGGCACTGGTGTACGATTACAGTTTCCTCTTGGCGACCAACCCGATGTACTTGTCCTGACTAGCGGTAGTGGATTACCGCCTTTCTTCTGGAACCGTTGGATGTGTCTGGCCAAGGGTCTCGGGATAATGTGTGACTTCACTTTCCCAATGAATGAGATCCGTGTGCTGGGTGGCTGCGATTCCTCGCTTGCGATCACACGGCCGCCCGTCGGCGGGAGGCATGAGGAGGGGAGCCGGTTGGAACTGAGCGTGGAAGTCGCGGGCAAGTCGGGCGGGCTGTTGTACCAGTGGATTCGAAACGGGATCTATGCGACAGGCCAAACCGGTTCCGTCTACACCATCGAGGCGCTGGGATTTGGCGATGCCGGCCGTTACAGTTGCATCGTGTCGAATCCGGGCAAGGGAAGCGTCCAGACCCTGCCGGTGGAGATACGCGTCGTCGAAGCCGGCACGCTGCCCGCGGCGGGCCTTTCGGGCCTTGCAACGCTGGCGCTGGCAATCGGCGGCCTCGTCGCTTTCCGCCGCGCCCGGTAATCCCGGGAAACATCAGACGCGCGGGATCTTGTTAATTTATTGGCGCAGTCGAAAGCGTAACGCCGAATTCCAATTCGGCCGATCTATCAATGCCCGTGCCGAATCGGAATTCGACGGCGAAGGTTTTCCATGCGGCAATGCGCGCCGCCGGATCGCTGCGCTGAACGAATAGGTTATCCAACAGGAAGCAAGCCGCATTTCCGTCGGGCATCTCAAAGCGAGTCGAACACGCCTGTTATGCGGTTGCGCAGCGCCTTGTCCTCGTGCGTCACGACGAGCAGCCACATGCCGTTGCGCGCGGGCGTACTGGGCTTGTTTTTCGGTTTCGCCGCGCCCAACTGCTCGCTCAGGTTCCATGTCTCGACGATCACCGAACCCGCGTCCGGTTTCTCGTACTCGTACTGCATGGCAATTTTGCCCTCGTCGGCGAATTGGGCCAATTTCACGAAAGCGCCGTCCACCATCATTGTCGTTTCACTGACGGCATTGTTCATGGGACGCTCCGAGATCGTTATGTCGCTGACATTCATGCCGTTTTCGCGAAAGGCCTGGATGACACGTTCCGGCGTGACCGGTTTCGGCATGAGTTTCAGTAAAAAAGGCGACGCCAGCAAGATCGCCGCGGCCAGTATGATGATCTTTTTCATGGCTACGCCTTTTGATCCGGCCCGTCGTCCGGCAGGTTCAATTTCGGATCGAGGCGTTCGCCCGATTGAAGCATTTTGTCCCATGCGACGGGCTCGCCGGAGTAGGCGGCCATGCGTCCCAACACGCAGGACAGGGTGCTGTCGGCGCTTTCCTTGGCGTTTTGGATGGCTTTGCCTTCGAGGATGGCTTGGCAGAAGTCCTTGATGTTGTTGACGGCGCCTTCCTTGTAGATGTTGCCGGTATTGCCGCCGGCCCAGCCGGCCTTGCTGCCGCGAATTTTGACGTCGCCGCCGTAATGCGATTCGACGGTGCCGGTGCTTCCGTAGAGGCGGATGCAGAGATCGTCGAACCCGTCGCCGAACTGCCGCGAACTGAAATCAACGATGACGTCGTTCGGGTAATGGAACGTCACGACGAAATGATCCCAGCAGTCGCCGACGTCGGTCCGCACCTTGCGTCCGCCCGTGCCGACGGCTTTGACGGGATGCGACTGGAGATACCAGTTGGCGACGTCAATGACATGGATGTTCTGCTCGACGATGATGTCGCCGGATAGCGCCTTGTCGAACACCCAATTGCGCAGACGGGCGGTTTCGGTTCCCGGTTCGGCATGCAGGCCGAGGCGTCCGGTGTGGTAGAAGACATGGCCAAGCGCCGGATCGCCGATCATGCCGTCGTGGACGCGCTGCGCGGCCCCCTTGAAAAATTCGTTGTTCCGCGTCTGGAAGTCCACAAGACAACACAGTTTTCCCGCGGCCTTGTCCGCGGCCTTGACGATATCGAGACAGCCGGGCGCATCCACGGCGATGGGTTTCGCGAGATAGACATGCTTGCCCGCATCGAGTCCCGCGACAGTCTGTTCGGGGTGGAAGTAGGGCGGGCTTTCGATGGCGATGGCGTCCACCTTGCCCGCAATCAGCGCCTTGTAGCCGTCGAGGCCGACATGCCGGCGCGACGGAGCAATGTCGAAGGCCTCGCCGACGTCGTCCACGCGATCGCGGAAATAATCATGCGCCGCGACAATTTTTGCGGGCGCATTTTTTTCGAACAGATCGGCGATCCATTTCCCGCGTCCGCCGCAGCCGATCATTCCAATCTCGACCTTGGAATTCGCCTCCGATCCCAGGGCTGTCCGGGGCCGCATGATGGAAAACGCCGCCGCCGTTGTCGCAGCCGCCTTCAGAAAGTGCCTCCGTTTCATTTCTTCCTTGCCCATGTGTGCGTCCTTTCGCGTGTTGAGCTGACAAACTCCGCGATCACGCATCCGGAGGTTTGCCGCGATTTCTTCATGTCCAGTATAGCAGACCCCCAAGATACGGACACACCATCAGACCCGTAGGGGGCATACGATTTTCCTCGGAACATGCAGGAGCAGGCATTGTGATTTCGTGTATGTGTGCGTAATGGGTTTGCTCCCTTGAACGCGGCAGAAGACGCCGATCCTCCCTGTTGCAGGTGAATCGTGGATGGTCCACCGCAAGGACTGTACGTTGCGTTTTATCTTTACCAGAATGGCGAACGATTTTGCGGGTTTATTTTGTCAAAAAGTCCACTTCGTCCACGGGATATGCCTGAAACCCCGCTTGAACGACCGAATTTGGACACAATCGGGCGCCCGTGTTTCAGCGCCTTAAAGTCTGGCTTCCCAAAAAAACAAGAAAGTCTTGGACAATTTGTGCGACCGATTGAAGTTCCGTGATTTAGCGAGTGCGAAAATCTTGGGGTTTTGGGCACGATGACGAGTACGAAGAGAAATTGGGTTATGGGTGATACCCACGTCAGTACAATGGGGCGGGAGTGCCTCTATCTGCCCCGCACACGCTTGATCAGGGTGTAGGCCTCGTTGAGCGCACGCATGGCGTCGCCGTCGCCGCCGTGATCGGGGTGGTGGATTTTGGCTTTTTGCCGGTAGGCACGCTCGATTTCCTCCCACTGAGCGGAGGGAGACACGCCGAGAATCTTGAAACAGACGTCCATATCGCGCGCGGAAGCCCCGTTCGGGGGCGGGTCCACGCGCTCCCCGCGCAGTTCGCGCAACGCGCGGATGATGCGCGGCCACAATCCGGTTCCGCTCAAAACCGTCACGACGATAATCAAGAGTATCAATTCATGAACGGGACTCACGCCTAGCGTCCTTTGCGTTTGTCGTCGAAGCGGAAAATATTGTCCACGGCTTCGCCAATCTTGTCCAATGGGTCGGCCGTGTTCCTCGGCCGGCCCCGTTCCAGCCATTGCGATCGCCGCCACGAGATAAACCGCGGCGCCAGTTGCATGTAGGCGTAACCGACGGCCATCCCGCCGAAATGGGTGGCCACGGACGTGCCGCCGTCCTGCAGGGCCGACACGACGTTCATTGCGATGATGATGTAAACGAGTGTTCGCGCGTTGATGGGTATGGGCAGTGGGAAGAAGAAGAATTGGCGTTCGGGCGACAGCACGGCAAATGCGACCATGACCCCCATCGCCGCGCCGCTCGCCCCCGTAATCGAAACGTCCACCCCGCCCATTACCACGGGCACGAAAGAACCCAGCACGCCGAGCGCGCCGCATAGCACGTAGAACAGGATAAATTGGCGGCTGCCCAGCGCGCGTTCAACTTCCGGGCCGAAAAAGTACAGCCAGAGCATGTTCAGGAAAAGGTGCAACAGGCCGTTGTGCAGTGAAAAATAGGTCAGCGCCTTCCAGATTTTGCCCATATAGAACGCGCCCGGCTGGAACGCGAAAAATTCCGTGATGGCCCCGCCGGGCGGCGCCGATCCGCCGCCGGCCAGCAACGGCAGGCCGAAAGGAATATCGAGCACCAGTTGCGCCGAAAAGACGGCGATGTTGAACAAAATCAGGCGTTGAACCGCCCACGTAATGCGGTTGTCGGTTTCACCGAAACCCTCATATCGTCGCTCGTAATAGAAAGTGTTCATCGCAGGGAGATTTTACACTTTTAGGCCGGGTTTGTCATAACGCCGTGCTAACCCCGTCCCAGCAGCATTCGTCCAATCCGCAGGACGAGTTCGCGTTCTTCGGGCAGGAGCGTCCAAAGGGCCATCTGGAGGACGGCGTACAGAACCGTGCCCGCAGCCACCGCCAGAACAAGGGAATGATCCGCCAGCGCATGCGCGACGGCCGCCATGACCGCGCACGCGGCAAGCGTTTTGACCGTCATCGGGAAAAGGCGCATATCGCGATAATCCTGTCGCATGCCGTAAATGAAGATTGCGGAAATGACATAGTTGGCGATGACCGCGGACCATGCGGCCCCCATGGCGCCGTAGCGCGGAATCAGCAGCAGGTTGGCGGCCACGCTGGCGACGCATCCCACGAAGTAAGCGCCCACGACGTGGCCGTTACGGTGTTTTGAATACAAGAATTCCTGCCCGACGCTGTTGAGGTAAAAGGCCGGGGTGACAATACAAAGCACCTGTAACACCAACACGGATTCGGCGAAGCCGCCGTCCCGCGCGCCGGTGAGCAGGCCGACGATCGGCCCGGCCAGCGCCGCGATGCCGAATCCCATCGGAAATGCGAGCAGCAGCGCAAGACGCGCCGATGTGTGCATGAGTCGCGTGTAATTTTCGCGCGCGTTCACGGAGAGGCGGCACAAGGCCGGAAAAACCGTCGTACCCCAAATGCCCGCTATCATGAGCATGGGTTCCGTCACACGCTGCGCGGCGGTATAGATGCCGGCCGCCGTTTCCCCGTCGAGCCACTTGAGCAGCGCCATGTCGGACTTGAAATAAATCATGGACAAGAGCGCCGCCATCGTGAACGCGTTGCTTTCGACGATCTGCCTCCAGGCAAGCGCGGGGCCGAAGCGCGGGCGCTCCCACCCGCCGACGGCAATCGAAACGGCCACGATTGCCGCCAGTCCCACCAGATTGCCGGCGGCGATGCCCGCGTGCGCCGAGACGCTGCTCGGCGCGAGACGCAAGGCGTACCATGTGCCGGTCAGCCGGGCCACTCCCGACAGCAGATTGACGCCGGCTATCCAGACCATGCGTTCACGGGCCATCAACAGCGACTCGAAGGGCCGTTGAAGCGCGTACAGAACCACCACCGACAGCGAAGACATGAAGACGGCCCGGCGCGTCACGGGGTCCGGCTCGATGAACGCCATGGAAAGCATTACGCCGGCTGTTGTCGCCAGCGACAGAATCAACATAACGACGCTGGATGTCCACACATGGGTCCACGCGATGGATGGTTCGCGCGCGATGTCGCGTATCAGCAGGCGGTGGATGCCGAGCGTCGCGAAAATGCAGAACAACGCCGGGTAATTGAGTGCAAACCCATATTGTCCCGATCCTTCGACGCCCAGCGCCCGGAAGATGATCCCGGCTTGGACAAGACTGAGCGCAAGGCACAAACACCGCGACGACACCATCGCCACGAGGTTTATCCCGATTTGCGCGGATTCGCGGACAGGGGATCGGCTCATGACGGCGACCCTTCCAACACCCGCCGGTAGACATTCGCCAGCGCGTCCGCGCTTCGTTCCCAAGTAAACCGCCGCGCGCGATCGGATGCGGCATCCGTCCGCTTCAAGGCTTCCGCGCGATGTTCGAGGAGTTCGACGAGTCCGGCCTCGATGGATTCCACACGTTCCGGTTCGACGAGAATGCCCGTATCGCCCACGATCTCCGGCAGGGACGACACGCGCGAAGTCAACACGGGCGTATGCGCTGCCATCGCCTCAAGCGCCGGCAATCCGAACCCCTCGTAAAGCGACGGATACACGCATGCAAAGGCGCCGCGCAGCAGGCTCACGGCATCCGCCCTGTCCAGATAACCGGTGTGCACGACCGATTCTTCCAGATGCAGGCGGGCGATGGTTTGAAACACATCATCGTACATCCAGCCGGCCTTCCCGGCCAATACCAGCATCGGGCAATCCCTGTACCGCGCGCGAACGCGCGCATAGGCCTCCAGGAGCCGCGGCACGTTCTTGCGCGGTTCAAGGGTGCCGAGATGGATGAAATAGTCCTTGTTGATGCCGAAGCGCTTCCGGCAGGCCGCCAGCCGATCCGTGTCGGGTGGAGTGGCAAACTCGCCCAGGGAAACCCCGCCGTAGACAACATGGATACGGTTCGGGGCCGCGCGCAACAACTCCACGAGATCGGCGCGGCAACTTTCCGAAATGGCGATCAGCGCATCCGCGCGCGCAACGGCATGCCGCAACAGGCGCATGTGCAGGCGAAAATTCGATGCGGTTCGCGAACCGGGAACGCGCAACGCCGAGAGATCGAAAACCGTCACGACGCGCCGGGCCTTGCGCGAGGCGGGCAAGAGATGAAACGCGCCGTGCACGATATCCGCCGTTCCGGCCATCCATTCAATCGGCGGCCAATCGAAACGCGTCCAGAAAACGTTTTTTATCCGGGTTGGACAGCGCACCGCGCACAGTTCGGCATTGAATTCGCCGTTCAGAACCTTCGTACCGCGCGCTGAACTCGCAAACAGGCGCATGCGCCATTCCGGATGCCCGGCCAGAAACGCGCGGATCAAATCGCGGGTGTAATAACCCACCCCCGTCAATGGACGCGGCGCCAGACAACTCACGTCCATGACGACGCAGCCGGACAAGCCTTCGTCCGGCGTCCTGGATACGTTTCCCGGCACGTCTGTGTTATCCTCCGAAAAAGGTGGTTGCCGCGCAGAATACCTGAAGAATCCCACGGACGCAAAGGCTTTACGGACGATCCTCGATCACGCGCGGTGCAGCAAGCGCCCAAGCCAGGGTGTTTCGACATGGATGGCGCTTTCGGGACACATTTCCTGGCAGCAGTAACAACGGATGCAACGGGCGTATTCGTAGACGGGCGGCCGCCGGGACGGATCGGGCGCCGGTTCGCTGCGAAAATCCACGGCTTTCGGCGTTATCGGGCACACCTTGACGCAGGTTCCGCACGCCGTGCATAGCGCCGCCTCGATGGCCGGCCTCGGCACAATCAGGTCCCGGAGCGGTTTTGCCAACCAAGACGGCATGACGCCACGTTTTCCCTCTTTATCGCGGTTTACCTTGAAATCGTCCACGACGAGCGGTTCGATTGAATCGCCCACAATCTCCATGCCGGAGAAGGTTCCCAGCCCCATCTCCGCGCCCCAGCGGATGACCGGCACGAGAGCGGGCTCTAGATTGATCAGGCGGCAGGCCACCGCGTCCAGCGCGACAGGATCGCTTGAAAACAACAGGGCGCGCACCGGACGCGGATGTCCGCTGCGCGGCCCGTTGCCTTCCATGGCCACTATCGCGTCCATGACATACAAGCGCGGACGGATAAACACGGTCAAATCCACCAGCATCCGCGCAAAACGATCCATTTCGGACATCCGCGCGTGAAACTCGCCCTTGAGAAAACCGGGGATGCAGCCAAACTGGTTTTTCACCGCGCCGGTCATGCGCGTGAGCGCATGTGTCTTGAGTTTCGGTAGCGACACAAGGCCGTCGCAATCCAGCACGCCCTGGGCCAGTGTGAACTGTTTGAGTTGATGACCCTCGGGATTCGAGACGGCCTTGCCGTGGACGAAATCCGCCAGCGTAAGGCCCAGTTCCCCGGCCACGGCCGCCAGCCCCGCCCGTTTCGCCGCGAATTCCGGACGCCCGAAACCCGGTGAATCGCCATACGAGACGCGCGCCCCCGCTTCGATCGCCTGTTTCGCCACAGCGCCGAAAACGCCCGGATGCGTCGTGACGGCCTTGGCCGGCGGCGTGGCCGCGAGCAGGTTCGGTTTCAAGAGGATGCGCTCGCCGCGCCGCACGAAGGCGCCCATACCGCCCAGCAGGGACAAACCCCGCGCCACGGCGTCCTCCACGCGCGATGCGTCGTAATCGTCGCACCGTACCAAGGCTACTCGGCTCGATTGACTCGACATGTCTCGCTCCGGTTTATCGGGCGGCATGGCCGCCGGTTACAGACCGCCGCCATAATACCGGTCAAGGGCTGCCGCGATATCCCCCGCCGCGGCCACAACCGGTTCGACCGGCCGCCCACTGGCCAGTTCGACATCGTCAATGGCGATCAAGTCCAAGGGGTTGGCCATGGCCAGCACGACCCGTTCCGGCGAGGCGCCGATAGGAAGGCAATTCCGACGCCGCGCGAGCGGTCCGCCGATGATTCGCGTCGCTTCCGGCTCCACGACATCCGGTGTCAGCCTCACGAACGGCAACCCCAACTGGCGCGCGACAATCCGCGCGACGGCTTCTTCGCTTGCATAGCCTTTTTCGACGAGGATGGTTCCCAAGCGCCGCTGCGGCATGAACGCCTGCTCGTTCAATCCATCTTCCAACTGTTCTTGGGTAACCACGCCGAGGTCAACGAGGACTTCGCCCATGCGCAGTTTGCGCCCTTGCGGATCCGAAAGTGGAACCGCCGCCGGCTCGCTTTCCGCCGCGGCGCCCTGTGGTCCGGGCACGCTGAGCGAGGCGTTCATCCGGCGCAGCATGTCTATTTCGGCGCGAAGCGCCACAATCTGCTGATGCGCCTCGTCCCGGTCGCGCAACGCCGCTGCGAGTTGATCTGAAACGGCGCGGGCTTCGGCCCGCTTCGCCTCGCCCAGTTCCTCCTGAAGCAAATCCGCGCGGACGCGTTCCGCGGCGAGCGCATTGCGCATTTCGTGAAGGCTTTCCTGCAGGGGACGCAGATCCGCCGCTTCGCGCGCGGCTGCCAAATCGCGCTCGAGCTGGGCGATGCGCCCGCTCAACTCGCCGGTTACGGTGTCCGACACTTGCTCCACATGAACCCGTTCCGATTCGATATGTCGAACACGTTCGAGCAGGGACGAGTTTTCCTCGGACAAGCGGGCCATGCGTTGTTGCAGGGCGCCCATTTCCGCGTCGCGCCGGACAATTTCCTCCTGCAAAGCGGCGAGTCGGGCGCGTGCTTCCTGCAGGGCTTCGCGATCGGCTTCACGCGCCTGCGCTTCCCGGCGAAGCAGAAGCATCTGTTCCTGCACGCGGCTCACGCGCGCGCACAACGCTTCGTACGATTCCGACACCTGCCGGTCCCACGCCGCCAAGGCGGTTTCCAGCCGGGCGAATAGATCTTCGCGCGACCTGTCCATGCCCACGCCCCTTTCCATGCCGTTTTCTCCAGCGTCTGTTTGCAGCGATTATAGGTGGCTTTCGGAATGGCGTCAATAGCGCTGCCGTCCGCTCGTGCGCGTCATGGCCGGTAACAATTCTCTTCTTCGGCGCAATTGGGCGCGGATGGAAGCGATTCGGTTTGGACGGGTACACTGGCGCGGGAGGGTAACGGTCATGGGAAAAGGCGTTGTTGCGGCTATTGCGGTGATGCTGATTGCAGGCGGATCTTTCGGAGAACGGTTCGAGGCGGATTGCGCGTCCGGGACGGGATGGGATGTGTTGGATTTCGTGGGCGACGGAACCTTCCGGCCGGTCGAGGGGGTCAACTGCCCGCCGGGGTATGGTCCGAAAGTGCTGCGCATGGAGGGAAGCGAATTGCTGGTCTTGCCGAAAGGCGGGGCGTTTTTGGGGGGAACCGTCGTCGTGCTGTACCGCGAGAACGATCCGCGGGACCGCGACTCGGATGGCGTGATCCTGTTCGGCGCGCAGGTCGGCGAGGATTTGAGCGTCATTCACAACACCAAGGAAAAGTGTGCGCACGCATGGGTCGAGCAGGACAACGACACGGGATTTCAGGTGAGGCAATTCGATGCCGGCGGCAAGGAAAGCACTCTTGCAGAACACGCCGGATTGGGCCTGATAACGGATCCATGGAACGCGACGGGCTGGATCTGGCAGAAGGTACACATTGGGGGCAGCCGGGTGAAAGCCAAGTTCTGGCCCGCCCAAGAACCGGAACCCAAAGACTGGATCATCGAAACAGATACCGGCCTTCAGCCGGGACGCATCGGCGCGATTGTGCATTCGGGCCATATTGACATCGCCTGTTTTGCCTTCGATGCGGATGCCGACATTGCCACGACAGCGCCATTGGCGTATCTGGCTTTTTCGCAGGAACGCGCCACGACCGGCGACGACCTTCTATTGTGGCTTTTCACGAACCGCGACCGGGCTGTCGAGGCGTCCTGCCGCATCGAAGTCCGGCTGGACGGGCATGCCGCGGGAGAAACCACGCTATCCATCCCGATTCCCGCCGGTCACGCCCAAACGCCGCTGCGATTGGCGGTCCGTTCGCCTTCCGGCGGCGGACTGTGGCTGCCGCTCGACAAGCCGCTGGGCGCGGGGTCATGCACGGTGTCCATCTCGGGCGCAATCGAGACGGTATGCCGCTTTCCGATAGCGCCTGTCGAAGTGTTCGCGAAAACATGGGCCGATGCCGCGCGGCGCGCCGAATTGTTTCGCCGTTTCATGGATGGAGCCGCTGCAAGGGATCCCCGGCTGGAAGCCTTGTGCGACGCGGCATGCGCCCACACCGGCGCGGCGGAGGTACACTACCGGGCGGGCCGTCTCGAAAAGGCCGGGGCCGCGCTTGCCTATGCGAATGAGGCGCTCGCGGAACTGAGGGGATACAAGGGTGCGCGCCTGCGCGCGGCGGGCGGCGATCCGGATGCGCTTGTGCCTCCGGCGGATGCGCCGTTGCCCGAGCGCCCCGAACCGAAAGAAGTTGCGACCATATACTCGCCGGATTATTCCATCCGCTTCGGCGAGGCAAACCTCGAAGCCCAGAGCATGGTCATGGGCCGGACCTATCGTGTTTCAATCCCCTGGCAGGTCGAGGGCGCTTCGCCGGACCGCGATTACGCATTCCATGTGGCGTTGACGAGTCCGCTCGGCTCGCGCACTGTGGCGTCCGCCGGCACACCGCCGAAAATTCCGTCCAGCGCATGGAAGGCCGGCGAGACTTATGAGCAAGTCGTCGAATTGCGCGTATCCCCGGAAAATCCCGATCCGTCCGTGCATCCGGAACAACCCGCCGTGCTGGACGAATATCATTATCTTGTGGCCGGCGTGACGGATCCGGTGCATGGCGGCGCGTTGCTGCTGGACAATGCGCCGGGGCCGCAGCCGGATCGCATCGGGGCGGGCTATCTGCTTGGGCAAGTTTATGTGTCGAGTGCGCCCGTCGAAATTCGCGGATTCGATCCGCGGGAAAGCCCTGTGCTTGCGCCGCGCACCGATTCGGCCACATTTCGCAATGTCGGAACCGCGCCCGTTCGCGCGACGGCCCTTTTCAGCGTCCAGGCGGATACGAAGCGCGTCTTGCATGAAGCGGTGGCGGACGTGGACATTCCGCCGGGCGGGGAATGTCCGGTGGCCTTCGAGTGGATGCC
This genomic interval from Candidatus Hydrogenedentota bacterium contains the following:
- a CDS encoding rhomboid family intramembrane serine protease, giving the protein MNTFYYERRYEGFGETDNRITWAVQRLILFNIAVFSAQLVLDIPFGLPLLAGGGSAPPGGAITEFFAFQPGAFYMGKIWKALTYFSLHNGLLHLFLNMLWLYFFGPEVERALGSRQFILFYVLCGALGVLGSFVPVVMGGVDVSITGASGAAMGVMVAFAVLSPERQFFFFPLPIPINARTLVYIIIAMNVVSALQDGGTSVATHFGGMAVGYAYMQLAPRFISWRRSQWLERGRPRNTADPLDKIGEAVDNIFRFDDKRKGR
- a CDS encoding Gfo/Idh/MocA family oxidoreductase → MGKEEMKRRHFLKAAATTAAAFSIMRPRTALGSEANSKVEIGMIGCGGRGKWIADLFEKNAPAKIVAAHDYFRDRVDDVGEAFDIAPSRRHVGLDGYKALIAGKVDAIAIESPPYFHPEQTVAGLDAGKHVYLAKPIAVDAPGCLDIVKAADKAAGKLCCLVDFQTRNNEFFKGAAQRVHDGMIGDPALGHVFYHTGRLGLHAEPGTETARLRNWVFDKALSGDIIVEQNIHVIDVANWYLQSHPVKAVGTGGRKVRTDVGDCWDHFVVTFHYPNDVIVDFSSRQFGDGFDDLCIRLYGSTGTVESHYGGDVKIRGSKAGWAGGNTGNIYKEGAVNNIKDFCQAILEGKAIQNAKESADSTLSCVLGRMAAYSGEPVAWDKMLQSGERLDPKLNLPDDGPDQKA
- a CDS encoding immunoglobulin domain-containing protein, giving the protein MELSVEVAGKSGGLLYQWIRNGIYATGQTGSVYTIEALGFGDAGRYSCIVSNPGKGSVQTLPVEIRVVEAGTLPAAGLSGLATLALAIGGLVAFRRAR
- a CDS encoding J domain-containing protein; the protein is MSPVHELILLIIVVTVLSGTGLWPRIIRALRELRGERVDPPPNGASARDMDVCFKILGVSPSAQWEEIERAYRQKAKIHHPDHGGDGDAMRALNEAYTLIKRVRGR
- a CDS encoding flippase; amino-acid sequence: MSRSPVRESAQIGINLVAMVSSRCLCLALSLVQAGIIFRALGVEGSGQYGFALNYPALFCIFATLGIHRLLIRDIAREPSIAWTHVWTSSVVMLILSLATTAGVMLSMAFIEPDPVTRRAVFMSSLSVVVLYALQRPFESLLMARERMVWIAGVNLLSGVARLTGTWYALRLAPSSVSAHAGIAAGNLVGLAAIVAVSIAVGGWERPRFGPALAWRQIVESNAFTMAALLSMIYFKSDMALLKWLDGETAAGIYTAAQRVTEPMLMIAGIWGTTVFPALCRLSVNARENYTRLMHTSARLALLLAFPMGFGIAALAGPIVGLLTGARDGGFAESVLVLQVLCIVTPAFYLNSVGQEFLYSKHRNGHVVGAYFVGCVASVAANLLLIPRYGAMGAAWSAVIANYVISAIFIYGMRQDYRDMRLFPMTVKTLAACAVMAAVAHALADHSLVLAVAAGTVLYAVLQMALWTLLPEERELVLRIGRMLLGRG
- a CDS encoding glycosyltransferase family 1 protein; the encoded protein is MPGNVSRTPDEGLSGCVVMDVSCLAPRPLTGVGYYTRDLIRAFLAGHPEWRMRLFASSARGTKVLNGEFNAELCAVRCPTRIKNVFWTRFDWPPIEWMAGTADIVHGAFHLLPASRKARRVVTVFDLSALRVPGSRTASNFRLHMRLLRHAVARADALIAISESCRADLVELLRAAPNRIHVVYGGVSLGEFATPPDTDRLAACRKRFGINKDYFIHLGTLEPRKNVPRLLEAYARVRARYRDCPMLVLAGKAGWMYDDVFQTIARLHLEESVVHTGYLDRADAVSLLRGAFACVYPSLYEGFGLPALEAMAAHTPVLTSRVSSLPEIVGDTGILVEPERVESIEAGLVELLEHRAEALKRTDAASDRARRFTWERSADALANVYRRVLEGSPS
- a CDS encoding DUF362 domain-containing protein; translation: MSSQSSRVALVRCDDYDASRVEDAVARGLSLLGGMGAFVRRGERILLKPNLLAATPPAKAVTTHPGVFGAVAKQAIEAGARVSYGDSPGFGRPEFAAKRAGLAAVAGELGLTLADFVHGKAVSNPEGHQLKQFTLAQGVLDCDGLVSLPKLKTHALTRMTGAVKNQFGCIPGFLKGEFHARMSEMDRFARMLVDLTVFIRPRLYVMDAIVAMEGNGPRSGHPRPVRALLFSSDPVALDAVACRLINLEPALVPVIRWGAEMGLGTFSGMEIVGDSIEPLVVDDFKVNRDKEGKRGVMPSWLAKPLRDLIVPRPAIEAALCTACGTCVKVCPITPKAVDFRSEPAPDPSRRPPVYEYARCIRCYCCQEMCPESAIHVETPWLGRLLHRA